One genomic segment of Novisyntrophococcus fermenticellae includes these proteins:
- a CDS encoding calcium-translocating P-type ATPase, PMCA-type produces the protein MKEYLTSVDEVLQEQKTSAEGITAREAEKRLEQYGKNKLKEGKKISIIQRFLEQLADPMIIILIVAAVISGITAVIEGESFAEVIIIMAVVIINAVLGVVQESKAEKAIEALQEIAAATSKVIRDGKQIEIRSEDLVPGDIIVLEAGDAVPADARIIESASMKIEEAALTGESVPVNKICKLLNLDGSKDIPLGDRKNMCYMGSTVVYGRGKAVVTGTGMDTEMGKIADALSNAIDDETPLQIKLNQLSKILSVLVLVICVVIFAVSLIRAAVTGGGINGEIVLDTFMVAVSLAVAAIPEGLAAVVTIVLSMGVTKMSAKNAVIRKLTAVETLGCTQIICSDKTGTLTQNKMTVVKHAGEDDNRLAMAMALCSDAELGEDGFAVGEPTECALVNDANKLGMPKYDLKEKYPRVGEAPFDSMRKMMSTIHRTDDGGIVQFTKGAPDVVLKLCTKIWKDGREAELDEATREEIVRQNKDMANQALRVLCGAQRTWEDIPETAEPEDLEQDLVFLGLSGMIDPVRPEVKDAVQECREAGIRPIMITGDHKDTAVAIARELGIIENADQAITGAQLDDISDEDLDTKIEQYSVYARVQPEHKVRIVKGWKKKGMIVAMTGDGVNDAPSIKSADIGVGMGITGTDVTKNVADMVLADDNFATIVSAVEEGRRIYDNIRKAIQFLLASNMAEVLSVFFATLLGFVILKPVHLLWINLITDCFPALALGMEKGENDIMKREPRNSRDGIFAGGMGFDIAFQGVLVTILTLTSYFIGHYVESGVFEIAESADGMTMAFLTLSMIEIFHSFNMRSRRGSIFTMKSHNKWLWGAMLLSFVLTTAVIEVPFLANAFSFQPIDFHEYLIAMGLAIVIIPIMEITKAIQRSMGK, from the coding sequence ATGAAAGAGTACTTAACCAGTGTGGATGAAGTGCTGCAGGAACAAAAGACATCAGCAGAAGGGATTACTGCCCGGGAAGCTGAAAAAAGGCTGGAACAGTATGGGAAGAATAAACTGAAAGAGGGGAAGAAAATTTCCATCATTCAACGTTTTCTTGAACAACTGGCAGATCCGATGATCATTATCCTGATTGTGGCAGCTGTCATTTCGGGCATTACAGCTGTTATAGAAGGTGAATCTTTTGCTGAAGTGATTATTATCATGGCTGTGGTTATTATCAATGCAGTTCTGGGCGTTGTGCAGGAGAGCAAGGCGGAAAAAGCTATTGAAGCTCTTCAAGAAATTGCTGCCGCGACATCTAAGGTAATTCGCGATGGAAAACAAATCGAGATCAGGAGCGAGGATCTTGTGCCGGGCGATATTATCGTACTGGAGGCCGGAGATGCTGTGCCGGCAGATGCCAGAATCATAGAGAGTGCCAGCATGAAAATTGAGGAAGCAGCACTTACCGGTGAATCCGTACCCGTTAATAAAATCTGTAAGCTTCTGAATCTGGATGGCAGTAAGGACATTCCTCTGGGTGACAGAAAGAATATGTGCTATATGGGCAGTACGGTTGTTTATGGCCGCGGTAAGGCTGTCGTAACAGGAACCGGCATGGATACTGAGATGGGTAAAATTGCGGATGCTCTTTCAAATGCAATCGATGATGAGACCCCGCTTCAGATTAAGTTGAATCAGCTCAGTAAGATTTTGAGTGTTCTGGTACTGGTAATCTGTGTGGTGATCTTTGCAGTAAGTCTGATTCGTGCCGCTGTGACAGGCGGAGGAATTAACGGAGAGATAGTTCTTGATACGTTTATGGTTGCAGTTTCACTGGCGGTAGCCGCTATCCCGGAAGGTCTGGCAGCGGTTGTTACTATCGTATTATCCATGGGTGTTACGAAGATGTCCGCAAAGAATGCGGTGATTCGTAAACTTACGGCGGTGGAGACACTGGGGTGTACGCAAATTATCTGTTCGGATAAGACTGGTACATTAACGCAGAATAAGATGACGGTCGTTAAGCATGCCGGCGAAGATGATAACAGGCTGGCTATGGCTATGGCACTATGTTCAGATGCTGAACTTGGGGAAGACGGATTTGCTGTGGGAGAACCTACAGAATGTGCGCTTGTCAATGATGCGAATAAGCTTGGAATGCCTAAATATGATTTAAAAGAGAAGTATCCGCGAGTGGGCGAGGCTCCCTTTGATTCTATGAGAAAGATGATGTCTACGATACATCGGACTGATGATGGAGGGATTGTACAGTTCACGAAGGGTGCTCCGGATGTTGTTTTAAAGCTCTGTACAAAAATCTGGAAGGATGGCAGGGAAGCAGAGCTTGACGAGGCGACCAGGGAAGAGATTGTACGTCAGAATAAAGACATGGCGAACCAGGCGCTGCGCGTATTGTGCGGTGCACAACGTACATGGGAAGATATACCTGAGACTGCTGAGCCGGAAGATCTGGAGCAGGATCTTGTATTTCTGGGTCTGTCTGGTATGATCGATCCTGTCCGTCCGGAGGTAAAGGATGCAGTACAGGAATGCCGGGAGGCAGGTATACGCCCGATTATGATTACCGGTGACCACAAAGATACGGCTGTTGCCATTGCAAGAGAGCTGGGAATCATTGAAAATGCAGATCAGGCAATCACAGGTGCACAGTTGGATGATATCAGTGATGAAGACCTTGACACGAAAATTGAGCAGTATTCCGTATATGCCCGTGTACAGCCGGAGCATAAGGTTCGGATTGTCAAGGGATGGAAGAAAAAGGGTATGATCGTGGCAATGACCGGCGATGGTGTTAACGATGCGCCCTCCATTAAGAGCGCTGATATCGGTGTAGGTATGGGTATCACCGGAACAGATGTTACAAAGAATGTGGCAGATATGGTATTAGCGGATGACAATTTTGCAACCATCGTATCAGCAGTAGAGGAAGGCCGCAGAATCTATGACAATATCAGAAAAGCCATTCAGTTCCTTCTTGCCTCCAATATGGCGGAAGTACTGTCCGTGTTCTTCGCAACGCTGTTGGGCTTTGTAATTTTAAAACCGGTACATCTGTTGTGGATTAATCTGATTACGGACTGTTTCCCTGCATTGGCTCTGGGGATGGAAAAAGGTGAAAATGATATCATGAAGAGGGAGCCAAGAAATTCCCGGGATGGTATCTTTGCAGGTGGAATGGGATTTGACATCGCATTCCAGGGTGTATTGGTAACGATACTGACACTGACTTCTTATTTTATAGGACATTATGTGGAATCAGGTGTGTTTGAAATTGCGGAGAGTGCGGATGGTATGACCATGGCGTTTTTGACACTGTCCATGATTGAAATCTTCCATTCCTTTAATATGCGTTCCAGAAGAGGTTCCATCTTCACGATGAAAAGTCATAACAAATGGCTTTGGGGTGCGATGCTGCTTTCATTCGTCCTGACAACAGCAGTTATTGAGGTTCCATTCCTGGCGAATGCATTTTCATTCCAGCCGATTGACTTTCATGAATATCTGATTGCTATGGGCCTGGCTATCGTAATTATTCCGATC